The proteins below are encoded in one region of Nyctibius grandis isolate bNycGra1 chromosome 7, bNycGra1.pri, whole genome shotgun sequence:
- the ASNS gene encoding asparagine synthetase [glutamine-hydrolyzing], translating into MCGIWALFGSDECLSVQCLSAMKIAHRGPDAFRFENVNGFTNCCFGFHRLAVVDQLYGMQPIRVKKFPYLWLCYNGEIYNFKQLQKQFGFEYQTLVDGEVILHLYNRGGIEQTASMLDGVFAFILLDTANRKVFLARDTYGVRPLFKVLTDDGFLGVCSEAKGLINLKHSTSLCPKVEPFLPGHYEVLDLKPSGKVISVELVKFHSYRDEPLHAACDTVETLPSGFDLETVKSNIRILFENGVRKRLMAHRRIGCLLSGGLDSSLVAAVLLKLMKEANINYPLQTFAIGMENSPDLLAARKVAAHIGSEHHEVIFNSEEGIQAIEEVIFSLETYDITTVRASIGMYLVSKYIRKKTDSVVIFSGEGSDELTQGYIYFHKAPSPEEAAEESERLLKELYLFDVLRADRTTAAHGLELRVPFLDHRFTSYYLSLPAELRIPKNGIEKYLLRQSFEDSNLLPKEILWRPKEAFSDGIASVKKSWFSILQDYIDQQVDDLLLEKAAEKYPFNPPKTKESYYYRQIFEKHYSGQSNWLPHYWMPRWVKATDPSARTLKHYKSAQE; encoded by the exons ATGTGCGGTATCTGGGCCCTGTTTGGCAGTGATGAATGCCTTTCTGTCCAGTGTCTAAGTGCCATGAAAATAGCACACAGAGGTCCTGATGCGTTTCGTTTTGAGAACGTCAATGGATTCACCAACTGTTGTTTTGGTTTCCACCGCCTTGCGGTTGTTGATCAGTTATATGGTATGCAGCCAATCCGGGTGAAGAAATTCCCATATCTGTGGCTGTGTTACAATGGAGAAATCTACAATTTCAAACAG ttgcaGAAGCAGTTTGGATTTGAATATCAAACATTAGTAGATGGTGAGGTTATCCTTCATCTTTACAACAGAGGAGGAATAGAACAAACAGCATCCATGCTAGATGGTGTATTTGCTTTCATCCTTCTGGACACTGCAAACAGGAAAGTGTTCCTGGCGAGAGATACCTATGGAGTCAGACCACTGTTTAAAGTGCTGACTGATGATGGATTTTTGGGTGTCTGTTCTGAGGCAAAAG GACTTATCAACTTAAAGCATTCAACATCCTTATGTCCTAAAGTGGAACCGTTTCTCCCGGGTCATTATGAAGTGTTGGATTTAAAGCCCTCTGGCAAGGTCATATCAGTGGAATTAGTAAAATTTCATAGCTATAGAGATGAACCACTCCATGCTGCATGTGATACAGTGGAAACTCTGCCTTCAG GCTTTGATCTTGAAACAGTGAAAAGCAACATCCGTATTCTGTTTGAAAATGGTGTTAGAAAACGTTTGATGGCTCACAGAAGGATTGGTTGTCTTTTGTCAG GGGGCTTAGATTCCAGCTTAGTTGCAGCTGTTCTTCTGAAACTGATGAAAGAAGCCAACATCAATTATCCATTACAAACCTTTGCAATTGGAATGGAAAACAGTCCTGACTTACTGGCTGCCAGAAAG GTGGCAGCACATATAGGCAGTGAACATCATGAAGTAATATTTAATTCTGAAGAGGGAATTCAGGCAATAGAAGAGGTTATCTTCTCCTTGGAAACCTATGATATAACAACAGTAAGAGCTTCAAttg gtatgtATCTTGTCTCCAAATATATACGGAAGAAAACAGACAGTGTGGTCATTTTTTCAGGAGAAGGATCAGATGAGCTGACACAAGGATATATATATTTCCACAAG GCACCATCTCCTGAAGAAGCCGCAGAAGAGAGCGAGAGGCTTCTGAAGGAGCTCTACCTGTTTGATGTACTTCGTGCGGACAGAACTACTGCAGCACACGG TCTTGAACTGAGAGTCCCATTTTTGGATCATCGGTTTACTTCTTATTATTTATCTCTACCAGCAGAACTGCGAATCCCAAAG AATGGAAttgaaaaataccttttaagaCAGTCCTTTGAAGATTCCAACTTGCTTCCCAAAGAAATACTCTGGAGACCCAAAGAAGCTTTCAGTGATGGTATAGCATCAGTAAAGAAATCCTGGTTTTCTATTCTTCAGGACTATATTGATCAACAg GTTGATGATCTTCTACtggaaaaggcagcagagaaatATCCTTTCAATCCTCCTAAAACGAAAGAAAGTTATTACTACCGCCAGATCTTTGAAAAGCACTACTCAGGGCAAAGCAACTGGTTGCCCCACTACTGGATGCCAAGATGGGTTAAAGCTACTGATCCTTCTGCTCGCACGTTGAAACACTACAAGTCAGCCCAAGAATAG